In Bombus vancouverensis nearcticus unplaced genomic scaffold, iyBomVanc1_principal scaffold0075, whole genome shotgun sequence, the genomic window TACCCTCGAAACGAGCGGTCAGAGATCCGTGAACAAGATTGAAATTCGTTACGGTTACGGAAGCCGTTTACGAGCCTATGGATTACGAGGGTCGTTTCGAAGAATGCAGTGAGCGATCCCATGGAGCGTAATTCTTAGCCCATTAACGGGCAACGTTGCGTTAGCGAATTTCATCTGTCACCTTTTCCCCAATGAATTTgcgttatcgaattctatttgttAACATTATCACCACGACAAGCAATTCCAAGGATGAGCTTCGCGTTTACCCCGTCTCTACTTTTTCTATCTGGATTCTACAATTTCATGAGTTTCAAAGGATGTGGATAAAACGGCATTATGAGAAACTGTTGGTTGATTCTTCATGGGTTAACGTAGTTTTGAAGAAATTCTTCCAGGAACCGGGAAGAATATTAAACATTGAAATCGGATACAGTACCAATTCTGAGAACTTTGAAAATGACACGGTACCACAATGTCGCTATAGAGACCAATATAATGTTACTCTAGAGGCTTTCACTGCTCGAATtgtcacaattattttttatacttccgATCCTTGATCATGCCaaaacgttatttttaaaaaataaaatatataatagaagtgTGTATAGAACTGTTGAAAGGGTCCGTGTAACAGACTTTCGTCGATGATCTATACAactaaaattcttaatattaaattcaattcttagaatattcaaatctatctatagtttgatcgaatcttcgattataaatcgacgtaaaatttttggatactacaagcgtagccatcgttcagtatctcgtaaacgtctgatgaagaagtacatgttacaaggcttatacgtcaaatctatagaacacctgaatataactgacttcccaatatttcaatattccaggTCCCACAGCTATATCGGATGTCGATTAATACGAAACATGAGAAGTCAAtcaatcgatatgttcaatggcacgtaatcttgataaaagctgtacaaacttgcagtcctttccttgtttataacgggaaattgaatactttgtaattaaattgtagaaACAGAAGCAATAAAATGTTGCGTGGCCTGTCGCAATAACGTAACGAATCGATATAATGGTTGCcacagattaattaattaatatcaatccCGCGATCCTCCATCGCAGCTGTCTTTATTTCCGCGTAGTTTGTATCGAATTCGTCGCGTTTCATCGTGAGAAATCTTCAGCCGTTCCAAAAGTTTCGTAAAGATTAATCCTTCATAATTGAAGAGCGGAAGTAGATAAAGTTGCCAGTATCGAAACTAAAGTTTTCTGGGAAACGACTGTTTATGAGAAATTGTTTGTTTATGGGaatgttatttattagaaaaatataacgatacttatttattacgcatattataatactttatataattttacgatatctctattctatcgtttcaaagatctgttaattaacgataaaaaaaatatcttctttatatcttaagagaagatatgtaagtccattatgtagtttgcttaagaaggtcagtagagattttcttatctgATGGGATAATTGAGGCAGATTTATCTACGCACATGTTCAAGCACGATGGAGGGAGTTTGCTGGCACATGGTGCACACAGTCTAATTTAGGGAACTAATCGTATAACATACATCATACACAACCTATATCACGTATGAAACGTTAAAAACTGTACGAATTATTATGATTACACTTCCCTTCATATTTAGTGATATTAACCTTCATACAAACAACCTCTTCAAGcaaaaacaaaattctttttcgaaaatggcacttccaattcttcttattctcactatttaattgctagccgtatcaagtaacaacgaaaaaaataataatatctaaacgttaagcaggtccatattttgggggatacaattaaaaaagtaaatcgtcggtggaatattgtttcacctatcaagaattttggaagatataattagaaaggtacaacctgggtagaaaattgtactccttatcgagcatttttgaaaatagaattgagaaagtggaatctggatagaaaattgttttacctacgaagcatcataaaaagtaagtttaataaaactataccttggatatttcatatatttcttcatattatacgcattcgttaaaattttacactcccaaacatcctgctatacttgcacaaaaaagcgcagtctagtaatatccccctcactgctcctcgcattttctttctaatcatctctcgttcgcttttcctgatattattctcagcgtaagttcagagtgacggtttttaaactcaggaacgcgcggctgttcgttaaatgaaatatcaaacgtaagaattgccgcagtcttaacgcgagataattcatttcgtggcacagagcgcacgtcgttgaatattaattcatatctcatataagttgcgaataaaaaaagcagataaaagaggacaaaaatccgataattaccgcgaatctttacgcaatttcaagaaatacaaaagaaatttgtttgtaagcatgctactaagtattattagaagtactgtactttcgatattttacatattcttgcatattttctacattttcctgtatttttgtatccttaaactttccgtaaacgcgtaaacgtctgcgctctgacaatgacaaggaagattctactgataaaaataaagcatcgaatttcaccgaactctcagaaatgtaattctcagatcacataaattaaaaagaaagaacaaaagaaaatacaaatatatatatatatatatatatatatgtatgtatatatatagtatgtatatagtatgtagatatatgtatgtatatagtatgtatatatatatatatatatatatatatatatatacatacgtagccacaaatcaatttggatcacgacagataaaataggtagcaataatgtctccacgaacattatcataatttattggaatttacataaaagtcAAAGAATGCTACTGTTTCAATGACACGGCGTTTTGTACAGTTAGATAAATATGAATTGTgtgtttgaacaagtgttcggtcgtgtttcacgcgacgaaaaaggaaatcacaagacaaggtgtcgcctcgttggaagcaacaaatcgcaatacgagggtggaaattgggtgacaccgggaggattacgagggatgagaaatctgtcgagagcgtgaaaggctcgcggtcaccgggtttctccagttctgtcgcttttaacgccgagttctaccgcttcgaggatagaagctgcgaaatatcgaggccattgtccaaagattttcaagaatatccgatgcaacgtcttgaaatttacgagagcaagtctgataaattcttatctctggtacattcgtggccaattttttaataccctcgtaacttgtaacgacaaataaaaatattggtacaggccaattttttttggataaaatcttgtgtgaatttacaaaaaatacgattcttcgtttaattttttccccttattgtctttacatatttggagtttaaacgcgttataagtacgttttttttttaacatgattacgtagaattcttattctgaataaattatttgtttccgcttcataactgtttctaaattacagtgcatttaatcttgaaatgcacagtaacattttatactttttacgttctaaggaattttcaggatcggttaaaaattaaattacagtaatggtaatactcaatattaatgtcagacgtggatacttcactgttttgtataataatttgttatcttggcatcgatcaaggtatttaatatataaagcatacagattaataagaattttaattaatccttcttctatagtattcaccgttcttttcaagctcgtaccatttcaaatagactttcgaatagatttcaaagatttgtctgttcaaataaaacgcgatcttttttatttccctatcagtcgtcccgttactgttccgtagtttccaacagattacagattcgtttaaaaaacatttgtaacgaaaaacaaacccactcgcagaaatgttattcaatatcgcatttataactttcatagacatcctcctctcgttgctatcattgtaaacagattgaaacttcgtttgcaaacactcgcgattaaaaaaaaaaagaaaagaagaattaatcttaaacaattttatcttgtgttccatttataattttcataattgtcttcccgacgttgtatcattttaaatggcttttttctatccatctatgttgcagcgagatcaacggtcctaattactaaattgcacgatgtgttcatacaaattcactttttatgaacgcgatgaaacgaaatgaaacctaagtagagatttgttttctcatcaagtataacgagttttatactttggatagattgcctcgttgtgagaaggtcttaatcgtttataattgcgattaagtaattgcaataagtcatatttttaagaaacgttctcacatgctgtcacacactctaattagaaaaggatcatgaaacattcggtttatgatattatttgtttgtaaatcttcctgcttccggaaacttttttaaatatgaaaatatttatatacaaaattaaatatttttttcaatatcaacacttcttgcgtttatgttgtcctagtcagaattatattatttcgtgtatcctgttgctttttatatgatagtcctcccgttggccgcggcttcgttatcaagcctgaggccctcgtcactagtgtaactatcgacaataaaggtaccccacgcgcgaccggacgatggagaacttcaacgcagaaccgctaccacccgcgagccctccccgggagggcgcctcgagctcggactcggatattcagactcgacatatatattattatatatattatatatactattatatctatataatatatgtatttatatctataaatatatgtataaatatatctatttaaaaaaataaagttgaccttcatatatcgccaataatatcgcgtgcgtaaaaagaaactaattacatttaattctttttttacatttatttattttttattattatttttttcacaactaattacatttaattattacatttacatacatttaactattattacatacatttacatacatttaattattatttttttcataattatatctcgtttgaaatatttttcgacataattaattgtttcaaaaacacatattccagccttctaaatgatttattttgcgtattatacgaattattccatctataaataaattgttctctatacacacaaacacgcacacagtctgttaattacacgagttaattgtaacatttttctcgataagttgacagagcaagaaaaatgagcgacgaacatacctacaaactaatctacttcaatgcccgtggtcgtgccgaacatatacggtatatatttgcatatgctggcatcgagtataccgacgagaggatccccgaagaactctggcctgaatacaaggattgtaagcgtgaagaatcgatttttactttcatcgttcaactctcagatatctaccatttactcaaacttttctgtatataaatctttcgtttcacgtgcaggctaaacttacttaaagtaaaatttcatacggaataaagtcgaacttttcattaagttttgcttccgtaatatcgtgtttatcgaataccaacttaattcacttacgattctcgaatttttgtgttgcaatctttattgttttcaatgaatcgaagcatttcgaatattttgagaaaaccgtaaataggtgacttaaaataggaatacaaaaatacttctacgtttctcgttaatttaaaaactttttaggacttgtcggaaaaaaaggataaaaaattgaaatcagttcggaaatgaacaagaacacagctaaaaagtcgaaagaacaaagcagacataaaattcgatcttccgttgcgacatttctatcgtaaatattataataaaagttttacgcagcatagtcttcgatataatcttatatgtcgcttgcagatagagaaaccaaaaatcaacgtaaatctgtaaatcaatcctgtcggtgtaaaacacaaaattacgttcgcaagagacattcgatttatattccttgcatttcaattttcattacaagaaccgtgtacattttctaatattttttccgtgtctggtattatcttttatccttgattttaaaaactttaggttcttcccaacagtcaaaaacacgcgataccatgtccatcgtaatcgtaagaaaagaaaaaaaggagaaagaagacatttctgtatttctttactaggccatgttgattaaaaccgaaatgatttcgattcatctattcacaagaacgcaacggcctcggaagctgtgttgtgatttcctatcgatcgtttccctctacacagtgttcatatgagccatgtttgttcttagcaatgccttataaaaaactgcctgtgctggagatagacgggaaaccggtagcgcagagtaacgctgtggcgcgatacttggcgaggaagtacgatctaatgggaaaggacgaatgggatgcgatgatatgcgacgagctcgtcgatactcttggagatttgaagcaaggtgagtaactgatgagatgactttgcatttgtctcaccacagagacagacgttcaagaattcattgtgaaaagacgagtacaaacaagatacgtatgtagtatcgtggacgaaaggcctgggaaatatcgggcgaactatgaacagtgtcgcgagagccgaggcgccgtcgggcccatcaatgtgtcatcggtcttttcaagtgcatagtttcgtggaaaagacctacgtgaccctggctacgagcgtctgcagaacacgtgtgcggtgggcctaggaaaaggacaacagaatgcgacaacggccagaaaggggcagtcgagaaacagagtgcgagtcgaggagcagagtgtgcgagtcgaggagcagagtgcgagcggaggagccgagtgcgagttgagcggagacggaggttgcgagtggcgttgccgatagagtgtggattgcgctgttttctgtacgtttggtgtgaatagttcaagttaagctacaaccgtcttttctgtctaattaacatctctattgtccactttttgtaaacatattacatcacgatattacatatttttgggggctcgtccgggattggacaagacagaaaacgaaacggtttaacagagctattcgacctagttgtgaatttaccggtacgcggtgcggtaaaagacgatatcgttgactgtttaagtttgtgtagtgtgaaaaatggcaaacgtcggggacgaacgattgtcgggtgaagagggttcgacgctggaggagctgaggaataagctcgcgcgaatgaacctccctatatcgggtgcgaggtcagtgctgattgcaaggctgaatcgggcgtgtagggttggacaatcgtatcgtaagggatcgacgggcggtgaagagctaaccggtcaacgagatttagaaaatgtacagagagctgagcgtgattgcaacgaagatgaggatgttgagaaaatgaatacgaaggagttgaaggagcgcctcgctagtttgggtttaaaaacgacgggaagaaaagtagaattacgcgcacggctacgagcggccatggatggtaatgacatatcgtcggaagaagaaagcgacgacgaaagtgaggatgaagatgacagaaaaaacgccagaggatacaagagaggtacgcgaagggtgtatcaggaccgtgacgaatgttgtcgaagggcatgtgttggttcgacactgagttttagagacgtcgaagatgcattagagtcgtttagtggcgacaaaggtgaaaatgtcgaacgatggttcgagtcgttcgaggaagtcgctgttacgtgcatgtggtcggatgggcagaaggcagtctacgcgaggaagctgctgaagggatcagcgaaaatatttgcgagcttcgagtgtcatgccaggacttggcatgagttgaagagggggctagtgaaagaattttcgagaaaagtcaacagtaggcaagttcatcaaaaacttgaagaaacaaaaaaggagagtgatgaagcatgtttggcttacatgtaccgcatgctcgaaatagccagccatgtggacatggaggaggaagcaaaggtggaatacatagtagatggaataatcgacgacgagaacaataaggctgtattgtacggcgctacgtcaatcaaagggttgaggaagaggttagtgatgtacgaagagcagaagaggcgcagagcaaagtcgattgtgaagccggctaaaacccagaagaacgggaagcccagtcaatctgtagatgcaatgaagaaaagaagatgcttcatttgcggtagtgaggatcatctaagtgttaagtgtccggagaggggagaaggtgttaggtgtttcaaatgcaacgagcttggacatgtggcggcgaattgtacagcgcgacaagtaaagacttacgtaatctcaagaccggagaggaaaaagtacgtgaaggacgtgtcgatagatggctgcaggtttgtctcgttagtggatacaggtagtgaccttacgttcatacgagcggatgagtatgtgaggttaggatcaccacctctgggaaactgcaaacttaagtttgatggttttggttccgctggcaatagtacctggggcgagttcacaagggtaatgacggtcgacgggtacgactttactgtcactctgcatgttgtctcgaataaggtaatgacaagacacagtctactcttaggtaccgactttttagaccaggtagagttgcgagtcaaacggggcaaggtgacatttttacgactcgacgatcagaccgacggtcacgaggacgcgccggatgtactgagggtaaacgcgatagaacaatccgacgagatcgacttgtcacatgtacgagaatctcattaccgtgaagccattcgggatattattaaagggtataggccggagaagaagaaagacgtcgggataaccgcgaaaatagttctgaaaagcgacaaaccggtagcgcgaagaccgcgaagactggcgccgtcggaaagaaaggaagtagatgatctgatggaagcgtggataaacgagggtgtcatcaaatcgtcagacttggagtatgc contains:
- the LOC143305013 gene encoding hematopoietic prostaglandin D synthase-like, which codes for MPYKKLPVLEIDGKPVAQSNAVARYLARKYDLMGKDEWDAMICDELVDTLGDLKQVSWTKGLGNIGRTMNSVARAEAPSGPSMCHRSFQVHSFVEKTYVTLATSVCRTRVRWA
- the LOC143305011 gene encoding uncharacterized protein LOC143305011; protein product: MANVGDERLSGEEGSTLEELRNKLARMNLPISGARSVLIARLNRACRVGQSYRKGSTGGEELTGQRDLENVQRAERDCNEDEDVEKMNTKELKERLASLGLKTTGRKVELRARLRAAMDGNDISSEEESDDESEDEDDRKNARGYKRGTRRVYQDRDECCRRACVGSTLSFRDVEDALESFSGDKGENVERWFESFEEVAVTCMWSDGQKAVYARKLLKGSAKIFASFECHARTWHELKRGLVKEFSRKVNSRQVHQKLEETKKESDEACLAYMYRMLEIASHVDMEEEAKVEYIVDGIIDDENNKAVLYGATSIKGLRKRLVMYEEQKRRRAKSIVKPAKTQKNGKPSQSVDAMKKRRCFICGSEDHLSVKCPERGEGVRCFKCNELGHVAANCTARQVKTYVISRPERKKYVKDVSIDGCRFVSLVDTGSDLTFIRADEYVRLGSPPLGNCKLKFDGFGSAGNSTWGEFTRVMTVDGYDFTVTLHVVSNKVMTRHSLLLGTDFLDQVELRVKRGKVTFLRLDDQTDGHEDAPDVLRVNAIEQSDEIDLSHVRESHYREAIRDIIKGYRPEKKKDVGITAKIVLKSDKPVARRPRRLAPSERKEVDDLMEAWINEGVIKSSDLEYASPIGVVRKKDLCVHVARWALLLGEIKYQVCHRPGKSMQHVDAPNRNPLPSTMYVTESEDGLIARLRRAQNKDIEVRRILDAATCSQADGQVVRNNILCKECEDDVLIVVSKAMRAQVVRQAHKRGHFEVTKTEAMVKKDFWFKGLREKVEHVVSNRLDCSLTERNIGKLEGNLRNYKKRRKRVKQYRRKDPHTPRFYEALGPERRSDASDDSEIKGNI